From Eptesicus fuscus isolate TK198812 chromosome 13, DD_ASM_mEF_20220401, whole genome shotgun sequence, the proteins below share one genomic window:
- the LOC103290997 gene encoding olfactory receptor 5W2-like, with amino-acid sequence MAAENCTAFTDFILLGLSGRQDVQRGLFVLFLLVYGITVIANLGMILLINMDPRLHTPMYYFLSNLSFCDVCYSSTVAPKMLADFLSEQKRIPYNVCFLQMFLFGFFAAVECVLLSVMAYDRYVAICNPLLYTRAMSRRVCLLLVAIAYIAGLMDMTIFTSCTFPLSFCNSNIINHFFCDIPPLLTLSSSDTTITERVLTISCSCVVGSSIITVLLSYSYVITTILRMNSAEGRRKAFSTCASHLTAVAIFFGTLFFMYFRPNSSYSMDTDKVASVFYTVVIPMLNPLIYSLRNKDVKGALRKALGTKLCSG; translated from the coding sequence ATGGCTGCTGAGAACTGCACTGCGTTTACTGACTTCATACTCTTAGGGCTTTCTGGCAGACAGGATGTGCAGCGGGGGCTCTTTGTGCTCTTCCTGCTGGTTTATGGCATCACCGTGATCGCCAACCTAGGGATGATCCTGCTGATCAACATGGACCCCAGGCTCCACACGCCCATGTATTATTTCCTGAGCAACTTGTCTTTCTGTGATGTCTGCTACTCCTCCACTGTCGCTCCCAAGATGCTAGCTGATTTCTTATCTGAGCAAAAAAGGATTCCATACAACGTATGCTTTCTTCAGATGTTTCTTTTTGGGTTCTTTGCAGCCGTGGAGTGTGTCCTGCTGTCTGTCATGGCATATGACCGTTATGTAGCCATTTGTAATCCACTTCTTTATACAAGAGCCATGTCCAGGAGAGTGTGCCTCCTGCTCGTGGCCATTGCCTACATTGCAGGTTTAATGGATATGACAATCTTCACCTCTTGCACTTTTCCATTGTCATTCTGCAATTCCAACATCATCAATCACTTTTTCTGTGACATCCCACCCTTACTCACCCTCTCCTCCTCAGATACAACCATCACTGAAAGAGTGTTGACCATTTCTTGTAGCTGTGTTGTGGGGTCCAGCATCATCACTGTCCTCCTCTCCTACAGCTACGTCATAACTACCATCCTTAGAATGAACTCAGCAGAGGGCAGACGCAAAGCCTTCTCTACCTGTGCCTCCCACCTAACCGCTGTGGCGATATTTTTTGGTACACTCTTTTTCATGTATTTCAGGCCCAACTCCAGTTACTCCATGGACACGGACAAAGTGGCTTCTGTTTTTTACACAGTTGTCATTCCCATGTTAAACCCACTGATCTACAGCTTAAGGAATAAGGATGTGAAAGGTGCCCTGAGAAAAGCACTAGGCACTAAGTTATGTTCTGGGTGA